AAAATATTACGGTACGGATGTTGTTAAATCATTCATCGGGATTGCCGGGAACCGATTATACGGATGGGTTTGCAACAAAAAAAGACCCGAATTTTTTAGCGATGTTTATGAGTTATTTAGCGAATAGTAACTTAAAAGATGATCCCGGGATGGTCAGCGTTTATTGCAATGATGGGTTTACGTTGGCAGAAGTGCTGATTGAACGCGTCTCCGGGCAGTCTTATGCAGACTACATGAAAGCGCAGATCTTTTCCAAGGCCAATATGGATAACAGTAGTTGTAATTTTACCGCCGACAATACGAATATTGCCCTGAAATATAATAATGAAGATGGAACGGCGCTTCCGGCAGAATATGTTAATTTGATGGGAACCGGGGGGATTTCATCGACGGCTGCCGATTTATGTCGATTTGGCGATGCCTTATTAAATAAAAAAATTATCAGTAAAGAATCGCTGGCCGAATCGATGAACCCTCAATACGCCAGTGAAACGGTGCCAGCGGGAAAACCAATAACCAGTTATGGTTTAGGCTGGGATATGGTCAATGTTCCCGAATTTGCCGACCAGGGGATTCAGGTGCTTAGTAAAAATGGGGGAACGCTGCAATTTAACTCGCAGCTTTATGTGTTACCGAAAGAAGGCCTTTCGGTGGCCCTGATCTTTGCCGGTTCAGCGGATACCACCGCCATTACCAATAAGATTACAAAGGCATTACTTGAAGAAAAAGGGATTGTCCAAAACTCGGAAACGAAGCTGACAATGACAGCAAAAACCGCGCAGATACCCGATCAATTGATGAGTTTTGCGGGATATTACGGGGCCAATGGGAGTACCATTAAGGTCGGATTTAACAAAGAGAAGGGGCTTTTAGACTATCAGGAATTTAATGGGACACAGTTTGTCAGTACCGGAAATTATACCTATCAGGACGATGGTTATTTTTACCTGCCATCGGGAAATCGGATGTCATTCAGCAATAGTTTTGGTAAAAAGCTGATTCTGCAATCACTTCCGACTTCGGATTATTCCATTGTTGTGGCAGAAGCAATAACCGCAACGAATCCAGTTGATACCCAAAATTTTGCCGACAAATGGTGGATTCCGACTAATTTTAAGGCGACTGATTTGAATACCTTTGCGGCAGCAACGGGAAGTATTGCGGATTTGCCGGGGTTCATCTATTTTGGCGGCGATGGCACGTTTACGCCATATCCATTAAAAGACGCGAATACTGCCGTTATGGCATTGGCTTATGCTCGCGATTTAGTCGAACCGCGAATCACCGAGGTTAATGGAAAAAAAGTATTAAGTGCAATGAGTTATACTTTTATGGACGCAAATGATGTGCCGATATTACAAAATGGCGAAGTAATCAGTATCTTGGCGGCCAATCAGAACCAGATCAGGAAACTTGATAAAAACGGCACATTTTCGGCAACCTTACCGGAAGGTGGGCGTTTGATTATTTATGATGCCAATTTTACCGTTGTTTATGACAGCTTGCTTTCAAATAAGAAAAAAACTTCGGTAACCGCGGGCTCTTATCTTTTATTTATCGGAAATGAAGGAGATTCCCTCGAATACACCTATACAGATAATTGATTCGCTTTAATAATAAAAAACCCACGATCAGGCGGTTAAGCGCTTAATCGTGGGTTTTATTGTCGGGCTATAAATAATAAAAAACAGTTAAGATGGGGAAGGTTTAAGCTAACTGATAAGCGGCAACATAACCGGTTTCTACGGCGTTGGCAATTCGGCCAATCTGAGCGGTGTCACCAATATTGACAACTTTATCAAAAACCTTGGCAATTTCATCGGCTAAGGTTTTATCGGCTTTGACACCTAGTGATAAAACAACATAATCGACAGGGAGATCAACGCATTCACCGGAAGTTTTTTCCAATTTAATCGCCGTTGCTCCGATTTCGACCAGTTTGTGAGAAGGCATAAAGACCGTTCCGAACTTGATCAGGCGGGCCTGAACATCGCTAAAACTCTGCCAGCTGGCATCGGGACCAACACGATCAGCCATTTCGACCACAACAACCTCATTATCCTGAGTTTCCAGCAGTTCGGCAGTTTCGACGCCGGTCATACCGGAACCGATAACAGCGACTTTTTTGCCAGTAAGGTTTACTTTTCCGGTCAGAATATCAGTACTGGTACAGACATTGGCATTATTTACACCTTTGATCGATTGCGGCACGATTGACTCAGAACCAGTGCCGACAAAAACAGCGTAAGGTG
This is a stretch of genomic DNA from Acetobacterium woodii DSM 1030. It encodes these proteins:
- a CDS encoding serine hydrolase domain-containing protein, which codes for MKKKMLIIGLSFLLFLVPLSGCATTSPSHSYDKTIATARTEIWKAISGGGASSATVAIIDNGEIVYEEGFAMANRVEALSADTNTQFNIGSISKVFTATAVMQLVEAGKVDLDQPVVNYVPDFVMQDARYKNITVRMLLNHSSGLPGTDYTDGFATKKDPNFLAMFMSYLANSNLKDDPGMVSVYCNDGFTLAEVLIERVSGQSYADYMKAQIFSKANMDNSSCNFTADNTNIALKYNNEDGTALPAEYVNLMGTGGISSTAADLCRFGDALLNKKIISKESLAESMNPQYASETVPAGKPITSYGLGWDMVNVPEFADQGIQVLSKNGGTLQFNSQLYVLPKEGLSVALIFAGSADTTAITNKITKALLEEKGIVQNSETKLTMTAKTAQIPDQLMSFAGYYGANGSTIKVGFNKEKGLLDYQEFNGTQFVSTGNYTYQDDGYFYLPSGNRMSFSNSFGKKLILQSLPTSDYSIVVAEAITATNPVDTQNFADKWWIPTNFKATDLNTFAAATGSIADLPGFIYFGGDGTFTPYPLKDANTAVMALAYARDLVEPRITEVNGKKVLSAMSYTFMDANDVPILQNGEVISILAANQNQIRKLDKNGTFSATLPEGGRLIIYDANFTVVYDSLLSNKKKTSVTAGSYLLFIGNEGDSLEYTYTDN